The following DNA comes from Mya arenaria isolate MELC-2E11 chromosome 11, ASM2691426v1.
AGAAAGAACGTGAGCGGCAACAGGAGAAACTCCGTCGCCTGAACACAAGCGAGAGTCTAGGTATCGAGTGTAAGTGTGCGGTGATTAATGCTCACTCTTTCTACCCTTTTAGAACTGTAGGGTCAGCACagttaacatacattttatttactcagaatatttctttttttcttttctacaatttaagttttaaaggAAAGCTTCTTTTCCGTGCTTGGGTGAAAGGCCTAAGCTATACTCAAGAGGGTAGGATTCCCATTTCAGGTTCTATGCTGATAATGTTGatgccaaaacaaaacaaaaactattacCTTTCTGACAGTTTGTTAAGTACAAAAGTTTAATATCTCTGATAATGttaataccaaaacaaaaaccattaccttttttcgacaattttttgTCAATTACAAAAGTTTATTATTGTATGCCAAGTTGAAAGACAGTACTAATGGAACACACCCgtggttttgaaaatatctcaCTGGTCAGTCTGtttgtaaatagaaaaaaagatgCAAAGTAATAACATTTAACTGCCTAGATTGTCAATTTGTACCATTTTCAAAGCCTCTTTGAATAGAAAGTTTGGCATTTCAAGAGTTTTGCTGATCATTCCGCTACTCTAGCGAGCGTAATTTAAAGCCAAGATTTAATTGGTCCGTGGAAGTGAAaccaatgaaaatgttttgatgCTATGTCGGGGTATGAGCCTGCCTCTTCAGTAATTAGTTCCATGTGATACATCATAGTGTATGCCTAATCATACAAAACTGCAGCCGGTTAATTTAATGTAGGAAATTGACCAATAGGGGTTGCCCTTGTTTTGAAATTGACTTATGTATTCAAGCGGACTATAATCCATAACCATTCAATGCTTCAAAAACTTGAAATGCTAAGTGCAAAAAGTCATATAGCTTATCCATCCTTTCATTAAAAAGTAGGACAAAAGAACACTGCTAATTAACCATACCTTTCCAATGGACATGCAATTTCCTTGATGTAGGTACGTAAATAATGAGAAATTAATGAAGGCTCGTCTTCTTCCTGTCTTCCTGACTGGTATCTGACTTTGTTTGCCTTCTTGGGAGAACATTTTTCCGAATCTGATAACTCCTTAATTTGCAATGGGAAACattgatttgattttacttGATTCATGTCCTTTTTTTCTATTGAAAGTGAGAGGCTTTGAATGTAAGGGTCTTTTTCTTGTTTATGTCTTCTATAGCTTTATTACTTTCTCTTCCGTGAAAATAGGCTAGGAAGATCTTAAACCTGGTCCTTAAATCAAACTTAATAAAAAGCATTGAccttaacaaaacaacaaaaggTGATGCTATAAATCCTGTATTTCGTGACATCAGGCCAGCAGTTAATTGATCCAAACTTCAAATCTGATCAAAGTCATAAGTGTTTCCTTTATTTTGCCAATTCACTGTTTCTAagatatgtattttgaaaatgtgataAGAATCTTTTTGGCTATTATAATGATGAGGTGGCTTTGGAAATAGTGACTTATGCTATGACACGTTTAAgtttatcaaattgaaaaagatgaaatgacattaaatgttttgcatcaGAGAAAAACATACCAAAAGTTTGGCCAAAAAATCTGGTAGTGCAAGAAATTCATAAAACCTAAAAATATTGATCCTGAGAAATGATGGGAAATCTCATTTGTTGGAGAAAccttatttattaattatgtgtatattaatttatttggaTTAATTTGTGGCAGAAGTATGAAGTTataatatgttatgttaatatttacagCATTGTCAATATCTGGGGCCGGATCTGGGTCTGGCTCACAAACGAACATGCTGGCCAAGCAGTCATCCCCATCCCTAACCCCTCGGAAGAAGAGCAAACCGTAAGTAAACACATTCATGTctataattatcaataatttatatgGCTACGGGAAATTCGCTAACTGGTTTAATCACTGTACAGATAACATGCTGTGTACTTTTTGCATGTTCTGGCTTGTCTCCATGGTAATGATAAAGTGCAATTTTTGCAATGACTATTTTGTGgtgaaaaatcaataaaaaaaaatgttctctGTTAAGGCAAGGCAATTGGATTGATTAGCTTAAAAATCTCTCAGCTGTGTGGTAAATACAAAAACTTTGTCAGCTTAAAGCGGTATTCTTTGTTACACACACATACCAGTATCTTTGCCCAATCTCAAACGCAGTGATCTCACTTTACAAGATCTCTGCTAATAGCTGGATTTCAGCtatatatagttttgtttttttaaataaacggattgatgcaatattttattcaagtttcatttaataacaatgattttaagttgaaaaccaaattcatttcaaaagaTAGAAACATTTAGATTCTTGAGTGACGTCACCTGATTTTGGCTGAGTGGCTACTGTACAGCAAAGGGAAGCAACTGCTGCATGTCCAGCCTCTGCTTCAGTAACTCTTTATTTGcaacaacaaaaatcaattGTTAATAAGCTTATATAAGAATAGATCAGGATTTTGCAATAGTCTTGGTGTCATAGTTCGCACATAGTGCAAAAACTTTGACATTtgtcataattttaacaaaaagtgTTCTAGATATTCCATTGAAACTTAGTGCATATATTGGCAGAGACGACATGCACATGTTTCTCAAGGCGCAGAGTTTTGGAACTATTTTCTTAATCTGCCAGTATGAATGTTTGCACTATTCTTTATATCAGACTTGTATTTTTCAGTCAACCTGATGCAGAGCCTAGTCACTCCCTGTCTGCATCCCAGCGATCCCTGATAGAGTCTGAGGACCCGAATGACTGGAAACCGTACAAGGACCCTGAAGGAGCTCTGCGGCAGGCACAGAAAAACATTGGCATGGAAGACTGGTAAATCAGGGTTTAAAGATAGATTCTGAAACTCTTTTGGTTGCATGTGTTTTGTATGTATGGACTAGATTTAGAGTTTTACATCGTCAAGGTATGTGAATGAtgtacaattattaaatattaaatttagtgGAAAGTCAAGATATGCTCAAATCTGTTATTCATTTGTTaatcataatatcagtaagctccaatttctaaaacaatattatatccCCTATTATAAGAGATAGATCAAGCTTAGCTCACCAATTTTGTATTCgtataaattgtgtaatatttctCCTTTTAAGGAGTTTTGTGACTTTAAATAGTATGAATTTTAAGACAATCATGACATACTATTTTTTGCtttataatattaagttaaagaaaataatttgacttTATGTCAATATGGTACTTAAACCTGTTACGTGTAAGAAACATATACTTGGGTTATGATATGGGGTCCCCATAAAATGTCACATACCGGAAAACGTTTATTTGGGGGTTCCAGTGATGCCAAATAAGTTTGATATGGGGATCCATAGCCAGACAATTGCATCAATAACTCAGGTTTTCTCTAGGATGATTGGTGAAGCAGTGTTTTCAAACCTATCCCAATTGTGTGAACTTGTGAACATGACATGTTACTTCGTATTATTTATGTATGACTGTTAATCATAgcttttaaattcttaattgaaaataatctgGTATCtggaaaaaaatcttttaactGTGATCATTTTCACAATAtgaattaatttttcaaaaggGAATATCTGCAAGAGCTTTGAAACGGCTTTAAGTAAGATTTTATATACTTAAGCCCTGggatttatataattatggaaaacagttaaatgattttaaatgttctAATCTTATCAgcatttgtcaattatttttatcattttatctcATTTCATGACTGTCACTAAAAGTTGCTTATTCAACATAGATGAAACTATGACGCTTGGGAATTGTTGAATTTTAAGTTGCTATACATGTAGCCCAAACCcatttattactttgttttgcCTGGCTAGCAtggcacacacacacacacacatataggGCTCATGTTGAGTCTGCCATAGCATTAGACTGCTATAGTATACATGTTTGATAACATTTGTCTatagaattataaaaataaaaatattaaatttaactcAATTAGACTAAACAAAACTGAATCACTTAAAAGGAGATAATATGTGGCTCCATTAATAGTATAAGGTGCTTTGTAATGTACCGTCTAGTACTGTAAGTGTCCAAATTCCACTTAGGTGATTTTTTCCTGTGTACGGAGGTGAAAATTCGATGAACAATTAAATGTGTCTTAATTCAGCTGATCTTAATTGCTTACAGGGAGGTCAAATGTGGCGCCATTAACAGTATACGTCGCCTAGCAATGTACCATCGAGACGTGTTGCTGACCAATCTCCACCCAGTAATCGTAGCCTTACTTGCGGAGGTGAAGAATCTCCGGTCCCAAGTCTCACGCTCCGCCATCAACTGCATCGGGGACTTGTTTTCTAAACTCACCAAACATATGGACACGGTGAGTGTATGCAATATTGCCATTTTGCTTCATAAGCATTCTATTGAAGAACAACATATGTGGGAAATGAGTAGGGCTTTAGATTGAGAAATGAGTATGTTTGTGGTATGGGTACAGGTGTatttaacatgaaaaaatgatgatatgaaattataaaatctCTTCATCAAAACCATATTAtaacatcaaaataattatctatGGTTCAGCAGTTTAAGGCATTTTTCGCTCTGATTAGCATATTGacacatataatattatttcattctTTCCCAGGATTTGGACATGGTTGTCCGAGCATTGCTTGCAAAGAACAGTGAAAGTAACGGTTTTATTCGGGAGGATTCAGAGAGAGCTTTATCAGCGATGGTGGAAGCAGTCACTCCACAGAGGGCGCTGGTGGCTCTAGTCTCCGGTGGTGCTACGTAAGTTTGCTTAACTTGGAAATTATACATACAGAATGACTTGAATGATTTATAACTCAACCGTtgtttttcgatgaaaaaaaagtcaatatattgtcataacctAGGTTTAAATCTCTATTTGGTTCTTGAAACTATAATAGTATGAAGTTGATATTCCTAATCTTACACTATTTTGTCATATGTTCATAAGATGCATGGTCTGCATGGGTTAAGTATTATACTACCAATGTGTCATGGACGGGAAATTCAATGGTCAGAGAGCATATAATGTTACGAGTTGTCTAGGCCAGTTATGGGGTTCTGGATTTGATCCCAGGACTGGCATGATACTGATTATGCAAcgtgtgtttatttttcaggcATAAGAATTTTCAAGTGAGAAAGACGTGTGCTCAGTTCCTGGTGGGCATCATAAAAAAGATGGGTCCAGGTCGGATACTTTCTGGAATCAAGGACGTAACAGACCGAATTCTTCCCGCCATTGCTCAGTTTACCATGGACAGTCTCCCAGAAACGAGGTAAGGATACTTGACTAGAGCTTTAATTGGACTACTTGACTAGAGCTTTAATTGGACTACTTGACTAGAGCTTAAATTGGACTAATGCGCGTACATTTGGCATCAGTGTACATCggacatcattttattttggacTTGAGTGTTCATTGGACTTGAGCATACTTTAGATTTAGATTTTAGGGCATAATGGACTTAGGCCTACAAAGGACTTGAACGTATATTCGATTATGTCTACATTTGACTTGAGCATTTGTTGGACTTGAGCTTACATGGGACTTAGCTTACATGGGACTTGAGCGTATATTCGATTATGTCTACATTTGACTTGAGCATTTGTTGGACTTGAGCTTACATGGAACTTGAGCGTCTATTCGATTATGTCTACATTTGACTTGAGCTTTTGTTGGACTTGAGCTTACATGGGACTTGAGCATATATTCGATTATGTCTACATTTGACTTGAGCAATTGTTGGACTTGAGCTTACATGGAACTTGAGCGTCTATTCGATTATGTCTACATTTGACTTGAGCATTTGTTGGACTTGAGCTTACATGGGACTTGAGCGTCTATTCGATTATGTCTACATTTGACTTGAGCATTTGTTGGACTTGAGCTTACATGGGACTTGAGCGTATATTTGATTATGTCTGCATTTGACCTGAGCATTTGTTGGACTTGAGCTTACATGGGACTTGAGCGTAGTATATTGGACTTGAGTGGTATTGTGGTGGTGTTGGCATTCAAAGTTGATTGATATGgactttgaacatattatacagTTGTTTTAGCATATACAggatttttttgtacaaaaatatttatcttcCTCTGTTCAAGTGGAAGACAACAGTGCAAAAACGGATTGTAAGATCCTATAAATGTGAACTTTGTTTCAACAATTTCTGTTGACGTAATCTCAGTTTTTAggcaatattaatttatataattttagcacattgttgttcatttgcttagagaattaaacaaatttttaataaaatgttcccCACTTTTTCTCCAAAAGGTGGTATGGTCGAAAGATGCTGCACATTTTGATGACTCACCAGGACTTTGACAAAATGCTTGTCAAACATCTGCCCGCTAACACTCTCAGAAGTGTCAAGGATATTGTGGAAACCCTCAAAGTCAAggtaaacattcaaaattagAAAATTGTAAGTAAGTATCATGCCTCtaacatgaatgacgcaacaTTATAATCAAGGACTGGAGCCAtccatatttttcaatataaagacACTAATTATATTGTACCAGAATGGCATCTATTTTCTGATTTcgttaaataaattaatcattttacataaatttatcaatgtaaacaggttgtcaatgtaatatatattatatctcatatcaggtcacctactaaccctgtaacttataatattgtcattgaattgtgGCTTGGATATTCTTATTTTGATTAATGTAGATGTTTATGAATTATTGAATCACCCGCAGTTGCAAGCCTCGCTTATCTTTGTTCAATTTATGTCTTGAGTATTACAACAATACAACTAGGATGGACTAATAATGAACTATACAATTGCAGGGTATTAGTGAGAACCCCAACGAGACATCATCAGCACGAGGCTGGCGGTCAGGTCAGGGCAGTAGGTCAAGCTCAGTCATCCGGGGAAACTCTGCCAACAGGTAATGAGAAAAGTAAACTGTGGTCCCGGAGAAATCATTTGTCAAGGATAGCTGAAAATCCTGACTGTCCATGCTAGTGGTCATTTTGGAAAACTGTCGATAGGCAAAGTTGGTTCTGAGGTGTGAAAAATTGTTTGTAGCAATGGTGGTAACAAGTTCTTGTGTCCATGATGTAGATCCCATGGCCTAAGTTTTACGAACAGTAAAAAGTTGGAGTTTGCCaaaaaatcaattatgtttCACAAAATTCTTTAAGAAAACAggtgtaaaatatatttgtacagTTTTAACATAAGGCtataaagtaaagaaaaaatattaagattttcagttttttgtttttagtatGAAAATGGACTTGATACACTTGTAAACGTTTCCCTCTAGCTTGTTTTAAGAAGGGGAGACAaatgtttcaacattttgtaTGAGATATTATACCCAAGGCATACTGTTAGCTTAGATGTCTGCACTTTATGTCACCCTAATCAAAACCTTGGTGATAAAGtaattgatttgaataaaatattgttgtttattgcCTTTGACATTTGATGGATGAAACTGATTAGAAATGATTTAACCTCAGAAGTAATTCAACCTTTAGCAAAAACAATTTGTCTTCATTTATAATTCAGTCCTATATAATACTTTGGGGAGCTTTATACCAATCATAATGTGTCAAGCCAgcctttgattttaattaaccCTTCTTCCTTGATTTTCCCAGCGAGACTCCGAAGCGTCGGAACACACGTACAGACGAAGCCACCATGGAAGAAATCAAAGAGGTCAACGCCCTTATGACCGCTAACGACTGGCGTGACCGCTATAAGGGAATCACCACTCTGCTTGAGATGTGTGAGCTCAGTGCTAACATGGTGGCAGCTAATGTTGTCAAGGTAGTTGTTGAAAACAAtcatcatttattattaatgagaactattttataagtaataagGCATTCATTCTGTTAAAAACAGTGTCAATTTATTTGCACTTTAAAGAATATATGACAAATGCCTGTACTTAGGTGTAATATAATTGTAACATAATATAGTCATTCCAAAgtacatgtaaattaaaaaatatatggcaaATGCCTGTACTTAGGTGAATTATAATTGTACCACCATATAGTCATTCcacatgtaaattaaaaaatatgacaaatgcCTGAACTTAGGTGTCATATAATTGTTCCACCATATAGTCATTCcacatgtaaattaaaaaatatgacaaatgcCTGAACTTAGGCATCATGTTAGTGAACCATCATATAGCTATtccaaattaaatgtatattaaaaaatactattatttcAATGAAGAGTTTGTGTTTCATTAATGTGAAAGAACATAACATTAGAGGGTCTCATttatttttgcagatttttgaCAAATTCCTTCCAAAGCTGCAAGATCCCAACAGCAAGGTGAACTTGTACGCCCTGCAAGTGATGCTACAAATTATCCCAATTCTTGGCGACTCGATGAGCCCTGTCATAACTATCGCCGTTGGCAATGTTTCGCCCAATTTGTCCTCTAAGAACAAGGAAATCAATCAGACCGCTGTTGACATCATCGATGCCTTTATTGCTAATATTGGTAAGAAGATCTGAAATTTTGACTTTTGTGTCTCTTCAGATATGGCTGATATATAGTGATATAATTGACTGCCTTCGTCCATCACTGCATTTtcattacaattttgttttcgatcaataacttttgaattaCTTGTTGTACAgttttcaaacttggtatgcataTTGGTTATGGTCAGTAAATAACTCGCATTTTAgtgtcagaggtcaaggtcatgttgACCCTTTACTAGGAAAAGTCTAAACATCTGATTCTTTGAATTCTGGTTGATGAAATTGTCatcagtggttgaaattagctTAAGGATAACTGTTAAGCCCTTGCTTAGCATTTTcaggtttttttaaatttacaaagcAAAGATGACATGTAAGATATTGGGTTTATTGATTCTGAAGTCTTATTTGGATGACTGCAATTTATCTATATTTTCTCTCAATTGCAGATGGCGCCATGTTGATCCAGCCTATGGCCAACCAGGCTCAGTCTGCCAATGCCCGAAGCAAACCCCATCTTGTTGAGAAAGTTGCAGGTATGTTTAGGACAGAAAGATCCAtcagttttcttaaaattgtaaTTGGACTATTTTTTGATGACACACTGCAGCTCCATTTATTTGCATGTGCTATAACATCATTGttcctgaattttttttttaaaataagttaaaatcggagaaaaaaataggaaaaGTACCTCAAAAATGACTGTCATGCCTTATTCTTAAATTGTACCTTCAGAACTCTCTTGATAATTTTCAGAGCTTACATTAAGTCATGCTGTGTATTTTCTTTCTCGTTTTATGAGAGCTGTCGGTTTTGCCTTTATATGAAAAAGTTTCTATAAAtctttgcaatatttaaattaactttttgttTGTGAATGAATTTGCTAAAATGCTCCATCACTTAAATTTTTCAGAATTGGTGGGAAAGGTTTACCCGAAAAAGCAGAAACAGGTCGTGTTACATGTACTGCCTCTACTCTGGCATCTATTAGGGGCCACAAATAGTAGTGGGGCCATTCAAGGGGGAAGCTCGAGTATTCGCATTGCGACAAGCAAACTCGTGAACGCCCTACACGCTCAAATGGGCCCCCAGCTAGTGGAGCGAGCTTCATCAGATGCTAACGTTACACCAAGGCACATACAACTACTGCAAGAGTTCATCGAATATCCTTGAGAATGGGTTTGACCTTGAGAGGAGGGGAGAGAGTGTAATGTGACGAGATTCTTGATTGGAATTCCACACTCACAAAGTTTCTTGACTGCTTGAGCTTGTCATTAACGAAGGGAAGGAATGATATACAGATATTCAAAAATGTTCTTCATGAACACATACAATGACATTTGTTGAATACTGAGTTATTGGGATGAATAAGATATAGTTGCAGATACTCTTTCTTAGAAGAGAAATTGAATACTCCAGTGAgagatatatataatgaattCAGACTATATATTTATCCTTATTgtgatttttaacattatacttttttgtatttttcatctGATCATTTAGTAAGTATATAATAACAACATAGTCATGCACTGTTATTGTTATAGTTTGACATTAGAAAACTGAGGCGAACATTTCcataaacaatattgttaactttcataAACATGCATCCAGTGGAAAACTGTGGACCAAACTGTATTAGAAACTTTGCCCATTTATTGAGATGCTTGTAAGCTACTTGAAGATACAGTGAAAGCTTGTAAGCTAAATGGAGATTTAGTGAAAGCTTGTAAGCTACTGAAAGATACACGGAAAACTTGTAAGCTACTATAAGATGCATTCAAAGCTTGTAAGCTACTAGATGTGGTGAATGCTTGTAAGCTACTAGAAAATACAGTGAAAGCTTGTAAGatacatgaaaatatgttgtGAAAGCTTGTAAGCTACATGAATATACGGTGAAAGCTTGCAAGCTACATGAAGATATATAGTGAAAGCTTGTTAGCTACATGTACAGGTTTATTTGGAAAGTGCATAATATGACAACACACATAAACATGCCATCAGGATAAGTGGTAAATATTAAGCACCGTTGAAGTTAGATGTAGGTGTATAATGGTTTTTCAATCATGTATACGTATCACTGTATATTGAGACAGTTGTACAggttatgtttgaaatatttgttgtagataatgcagattactgTGAAGACACAGGTTGTGTTGTAGTTGTTATTTATTgattactgttttatttatctACAATTTATGAGCTGTTATGGAGGTTTTGTTTTCCTGATGAGGAAATTATATGTGGTGTTTATGCCAGGGACATGTGGTGAGAATTGAATTTGTCCGTTTATTTGATATGTTGAGGGGTGCCTGTTAGAATGTAGTAACTATTTGATATATAGAAGGACTTGCAATGGTATTGCAAGCACCCATTTATGTGGGTTTTTAACCCAGCTTGTTAAAGATGTTTTTAGTACCAATATAAATTGGTTATTTGAATTGTAGTTTTAGAATTGaagcatatataaatattccatGCATTTTTAGGCCTAGAATTTATTCCTGAAATGACACACTGACTTTTTTAGTCAGGTTTTACAAGCATGTATTTAgatatcatattttagaaaaattgATTGCAGTCCAACAGACCTTAGATGGGATCGCCAGTAGCTTTTGAAAAAGAgagatatcattatgatgtcatGAAAAATCTGTGATTTATCTAATGTGCTTAttagatttttattaaatttgagCAATACCAGTTGCtaagttttaaatgaattaccAATCATATTAATGTAAGTGCTTTGTAAATATCCTTTGTTGTTAAGCTGCTTTggttatttaagttatttttgtgtatattgtAATGTGTTAATCCCATGAAAGTCAGATACACTTCAACACCagaggaaaacaaatattttacagtcatcgaaattagtcttttggatTAAAAGGCCGAATTCTTATATTACTGCTTGacattacaattttaaacaagccctgctgtataaaacctAGAATTTGAGCAAACCGGGAAAGCAAttaaccagtgcagggcttttaggcttgtgctaatttggACCACTGAATTTATTTCGACCACTGAATATaggatttatatttgataaaaa
Coding sequences within:
- the LOC128208035 gene encoding TOG array regulator of axonemal microtubules protein 1-like isoform X8 yields the protein MRLIEVHDWREILSGLEPSVECSDGPPKPRQTWSMNEDGGDIYNKKPNIKRRTAPGMSAEEPAQENSYKSIHLQKLKKTQSLKSTGFRNLDLVIGTDKVEADTDDRSPPTPHAHEDKKAKDEESPIPLKATLARSATRRSNTKKVPPISSNNYSRDDDVDSAYAASLESTLEQESRHEMMPTLKGIREQEKSSSSDEEDTMMNSLMSIRSSASKKKEKIIEQHSSSSLTSRSPSPDTLKESGVWSNFSSNDSETSKKKTKKTDSPFESRPKIPRESPFESKPKLARTSSYNNKKPENGEETVYVDYNPSSGVTFRENKNSDVQIVGKGYNDDNNLLESRSLNGINRKANDKRRLTKGSVLSPLGVASMHSYGSLENDDDKAQSSPSPEGIGVVGIGMFENINGSEHAINAGNSQSNDRNNRQPMKQDRKDFTSGVVGVGVNKQGSFEDPSMDILDDVDDDPNNLRMSQKLSDTIAKKKKQMEEEQERERIEREKKKQEHEEKLKKERERQQEKLRRLNTSESLGIESLSISGAGSGSGSQTNMLAKQSSPSLTPRKKSKPQPDAEPSHSLSASQRSLIESEDPNDWKPYKDPEGALRQAQKNIGMEDWEVKCGAINSIRRLAMYHRDVLLTNLHPVIVALLAEVKNLRSQVSRSAINCIGDLFSKLTKHMDTDLDMVVRALLAKNSESNGFIREDSERALSAMVEAVTPQRALVALVSGGATHKNFQVRKTCAQFLVGIIKKMGPGRILSGIKDVTDRILPAIAQFTMDSLPETRWYGRKMLHILMTHQDFDKMLVKHLPANTLRSVKDIVETLKVKGISENPNETSSARGWRSGQGSRSSSVIRGNSANSETPKRRNTRTDEATMEEIKEVNALMTANDWRDRYKGITTLLEMCELSANMVAANVVKIFDKFLPKLQDPNSKVNLYALQVMLQIIPILGDSMSPVITIAVGNVSPNLSSKNKEINQTAVDIIDAFIANIDGAMLIQPMANQAQSANARSKPHLVEKVAELVGKVYPKKQKQVVLHVLPLLWHLLGATNSSGAIQGGSSSIRIATSKLVNALHAQMGPQLVERASSDANVTPRHIQLLQEFIEYP